CAGATAAAGACAGATTgatgtttaaaatgaaaaaaatccaGCGGCAAAACAAGTATCTAAAAAAGAAATGTGGATATTTGACCAATCTTGTAACGTCTctcaaaacaaaaattagtaaTATGGAAAAGTCTCAAACGGTTGATGGTCAATAAATAATGCAACTAATACAAAGAAGAAGAGCCATCCTAGTGTAGAAGTTTAAGCactgtattattattgtacagaAGCATAGAATTATGTAAGAATTAagtaaaatagaatttatacatGTGCTGCCTACACTGTATAGTCGATGTGTtcgaagaataaatattttgaagtgGCCAACGATGCTGGTCGATGGGTACCAGATATGTCGTACCCAACTGAATGCGCACAGTACCATGTGGGACCAATTTTACTGATCTCGTTTCCCATACAATACACATGCAATACGTAATGCCATTCTGTATTATGTGGAGATGCATTATGTTTGATAATATTTACgaatttgtattttatcaaaaaatatgattttttatattgtgataattggtaataaataactttgaaaCATTAAATGCAGTAACATTTAAACACTTTATACTTCTtatcaaataagaaaaaattatttgcttattaaaaaaatactatatttacgCATCAAAACCAAAACTATTATATGCCGCATCTATTTTTATTCTCTTGCACTCTTCCACGTTTTACCTGCGCATGACTGGTAAGTTGgccttttgtaaattatttatatcagtaATTTCTTCTATAAACTACGGTTTTTATGTACAAACAACTATGACGATCAATATTTTGTAGAAGTATTGTAGGTAGCGTACACAGTGTGTAGGATGTATAAGTGTAGGATGCTCACTCGCCTTTCTAGTTGTATTTATATCGACCGGATGTCTTCAAAGTATACATACCAATATTAAGCGTTTTCTGAAGCATTTGGACTAGACGAGAACAATAGTCACAGCATATACACCGCGTGCGCTAATCCGATTTATTACCCTTTTATCCCTTGTATAGCCTTATAGAAACTATGTTTTGCCGCGGCGCGGCAAGAGAATGGACAAATGAAACTATCGTAATTTTGTAGGTACAGTAAGTAGTATGTAGATCAAATTTAACAAACTATATTTAGTAAaagaactaatatttttatttaattttattgtaattggtgAATTTCCCCATATTCCTTTTCATTTAATCGAATTCAATTATCCTTTAGTCGATTATCAAATGTATACACGCCGCTCATCTCTATTATTACGCTTTTTCTTGTGCCTTGCTTGTGTCACCGCGTGTTCTGCCGGTCagaatatttactattttcgACTCAAATAGAggattcatttaattatttattaatttttcgtAACTTCCACCTATTCCGCATGTAAGTACAAAtcaatttattgattatttgtaTGCGTCAAGCAGTGACCTTGTTCCGTCGGCTCTGGTTCCTTCGATTGATTTTTTCTTATAAGTACagtgaaatgatttttttatatctgtgacgcatttgtaatttataacgtgtaaaaagtattttgaagtttttgaCGCGTAGTATCagaagttattaaataattattcttttaattataatacctacTTACACCCTTCTAAAATATTACATGAAGGTAGATAAGAGTCCTTAGGGACTTAGCGATATCCCTATAAATTGCGTcctaattttactttaattaaaattacgtaaacCACTCTACatagtaatgtaatttagtaatcaaacctattaatattcattacttAACCACAAGAGGTTTGGGACAATGTTCATTCTTGCATATATTAGTATTTTGTCAAAACCATAAAGATATCATGTTATAAGTAACCTACCTAAAGATATTGTCTTAGTCACATTAACACATAACTCAAGCTTTAATGAGAATAGTGCATTAtacaatcaattaaaataaattgtgagtCAGAGGCAAAACAACAaaatcatttcataaaaaaaaattatccataaGTCTATAAGTCCTTTTGCCACACCTCTTGTAAATACAAATGGTTATTGTAGAAGGCAAGCACTttaataccataaaaataatactggcCACAATTTGGTTTAATTGTGGCCATTAGCACAAAATATTCTACTAAGAATAGTGACTGAAGTATCTACCTATGTCATATTTTCAAGcgatttattctttaaattgcCTTGAGCTATTGTCATTGCATTATGCACTTAATATTCTAGGTATAAAGTGGAATTTTAATTGTTCAACATCTGTAAGATTATTGATAAAGGATGAGATCAGTGCATTGTTATTCTGATCATACATGCTATCAAATGGCATATAGGATTAATCGTAATCTTTAACAGTTTCTTTAGAGTAACATACTGCCGTTTATATGAGCATCAgtctttaaaaacaaattgtaaaaaacATCTTATCTGGTTTTGAAAACATGGGTATCTTAGAGGGTTTTGCTCATTGCTTTGTAATttcatttgtgtaaaaaatagtAACCTTCCTTGAAAATGTCCTTTAAATCCCTTCGAGTTTCTTctctaccaaatttcatcaaaatctgaatggtaacattttaaaaacaaaatatacagacagatttactcacatttttaatattagtaaagatttacacaataaatgaaaataagtgGGCGTCATAGTCAAGTGATAGAGCTTAAGAACTTTTTTGAAAAGAAATCGAAAGTGCAGTAAGTCAAGAAAGGTAGTTCTGTTTTATTACATGCTAACTTGATTATCTTATCattcttactgctgtttataaaaaaagaaaatgcatTATCATTTATAAAGATCTATGAAGCCAAGATaagaagaatttgttttgtaaatttcaaattagtaataaaaatattgaccaCCTTTGGCTTACTGCCCGCTCAATTACCACTGCAGAACAATGgtattgaaatttgaattctttgtttattaatgtaggattaaaattattttgaattaacagCAGCATTTTCTGTTTTATCTACTGTGTCAAGCTTTAAGTGGTTATCATCCTATGTATTATTGCAGAAgcactaattttaaatatgattcaTTATCAATTCCGGAAAAGACAAAACACTATTTGACAATATTTGTCGGTTtatgtttatcaaatatttaccacatataaattcaaaacaGATTAATTAAATCCgttaaaaattaacaagttataagcctttgaatttcggtagagTATGTGTAAAGAAGCGCGAAAAGAGGCGTCGTACgggcacgtgacgtcatcgggaattacgattCGTGCAAAAGAATGAGATGAAGCAACATCTCCACTACGCGCCTACTTCTGCATATTGCAGTATTTGAAACATGAATTTGTGGCGttacaatcgatgcatacaccgccatcttgtcaacatcgccggaactgcaagaggatcgatgcagtgacgcaacgacagtgatatcacacagcaatcacgatagatggcgacgtcgatcctgaatcacgcttgcacaatttgagcgacgcgttgcatatataccatctccgaataggaaccgtcggaggggccgcggccggtcaggcgcaacatctgcctgactggaaatcaaATTAGGAACTGCAAATTACTGAGTCatttctaaaacaatttaaatgcaGTTTTTACAGTAGGGCTTTTTTTTCAtactatttgtaaaataatgtacaaagtGACACATAGGAAAAATCATATTGtgtacattattaatattcaaactatATATCTGTTATTCTTTATACACACATACTTACGACTATCCCTAAAGGGCAAGAGTGCAACTAATGCACTTCTCCCCATGATATCGCAGTAGCacgtacaaattccagactcgggctGGAAAACTTAGTATCACCACCacggatcgaacccgagacctcagcacgaCATTCGTACCGCCATCCGCAGAGGccctaaaatattttgattacgtTAAccaaatgcatttattttaaaaaataaaggcaAACAACAAAATCATGATTTACTGGGAAAATATCTTCAAACGTAATAGTTTACCTCTTGTTAATAAATTGACAACATGTATGTGTAaggaattaaatatatatatatatatatatatatatatatatatatatttatattttccctgGCATGGCATGGCAACCTGTACCACAAGTTAGTACAAAATAGTCCAAATAATATCACCCATTGCATCTCAACAAACATCGTTgagatttacaaatattttttataacggtACATTTACATCTTGAAGATATGCAAATCTAAAATCGTCAGTTTCTCCTTCAAAATTAATAGAAGTTTAAAGGTAAATCTGCGCTTACGCATCGCATTGTCACACACTTAGCTCTCACACGGCGGAAAACCCATAATCTTGACTCATGCCCGTGTCCCGGTGTCGTGTTTCGCGAATAGTCATTGGTTTCCTTATAGGATAACACAGCGTTTACCACTAATAAGTCGGAATATTGACTAACGGCCATTTTCAAtgacaatttcaattttaatttcaattctatcccgaaaatagaccaatcaaaataagtcatttgtgcGCATGTCAGACTTTTTTTTTGATGGAATGAAAAAAGCGATACGGCGGTCAGTTTCATAAATAACGATAAAGTAATagccataagagttgccacaacacCGACGTCGCTTAAGTAAGAGCCCTACAGTTGTTGAATATACACTGGATCAGAATAGATCCATTCGCAGCCTTGACCAACGCGAGGTTAAACAACGAAAATTTCTAATTTACTTTATTGGTAGATCGATGCTTCAGTTAACATGTAAAGAGGATCTTTGGGAAATGTCCATATTTAACAAATGCGCTAAAAGCTCGCctatttttcgtatttgatATTTGGGCACCCTTTACCTCTTAGCGCTTAGAGCAGTGTCTCTGTTCTATCCTTGGGCCCGGGCtgtctctacctacccctaaaaGCGTACGGCGTTATGAATGACAGCATTGCAGTTCAGCTAATACTGTATTGCAGCAAGTAGATGaatgaattgaattttatatgagCAGCTAGCAACACCATTTGTAACGCTAATGCTATGCCTGGCACGAATCCAGTTCCGAGTCAATTTTTTCAATGAACTATAATCTATAATGGGTTAACGTACTTTAAACCAGTcgattatgtttttttagtcGACTATAATGCATAGTTTTTATACTACAATACAACGTAATGGCAAGTAAAATAGTACAAATATAGAAACACCCAGTAGACTATCGTCCCTTCACAATCACAAGGATGATTTTGGCAACTGCCTTGTACCTACTTCCCTACACTGGATCACGACCCGTCGGAAAACcgttagttttataataaatataatatcagccctgtttcatatactgtcccaatgctaAGCGGAACTTCTCCACTACTAAGAGGATGCCATGCAAATATGTAAAGTCATTCAAGAGTATCTAGTAAGTAGTAACTATGAGTAACAGCTAGCAAGGTCGTGATTCAGAAAAGCTGACGTCACCCCAAGTATCGAACTGCTCGAACTATGCTACCTTCGTCTTACGTCATGCTAATAAACTAGTGCGAAAGAGACCGCAATATGTTTACAATTGCGCCACAATAGAAGCATTTCGGCAATACTAATCACGTTATGTACGATTGTCAGTCAGTGTGTGGTTGACCGTTGAAGAGGGTGGACGCGTTATAGTTGCCATTGTGCATTAACTgtgatattattgtaattcctagtttattaaataggtGAGTAATGGAGCGCGGACCGCAAGCCTGCATATCGATATCTAGACCTTGATATAGAGGTGTGACGTTCGGTTTAATCAATTATCGATAAGCAATAAATCGGTTTATAAACATCGATTGTAAATTAACCGGCTGATTAAATCAttcgttatatttttgtaatgttactGTGTATAACGGTTGTAAATTTTATCGGCTTGTTGATTGAtattttaaacagaattttataACGATAAAAagtcagttttataataatgaagtCACATTCTAGTTTTGAATGCGGGTTTTTTGTTCAAGTttgaattatcattttatatgtcTTATTTATTCTTGATTAGAAGAACGAGATTTCGTCTGTACTATAAAAAAGAACTTCAATAACTTGATACTAAATATgaacatctttttttttataaaatcaagaaACTTAggattaaaactaaaaaaactgcGATGCTATGTAGTAATTGTTTAATGCATGCAGATATCTAACTTATAAGTTTATTAACATAGATTcccttttacaattttatttattcacatagtCAATTGACTACTACTATGTTGGTTATCACTACTTGTGATCAACATTGTTGGCACTGATTGCTTATTTTAAACCCTCTAAGTACTCTTCATAACGATGGTTGAAAAGCTAATCGACGTAAGCgacatttgttttttctttccgaaaaattttaacttgattaaaaaaacattgaaaaaagtgctgattataaatatgtatgaaacttgtgtcgcaaaaaaatgtcgcttaagtgaattagcctttcaaccgtcgaattatggtgatttttaaaaaatcctcCTTCAGTTTCAAAATCCACTATTAAACACAAACCTTGGACCACATATATTGGGTTTCAATGTGGAAATTGTAAATTGATTTTGTCGGTTCCTGTGTCGGTAGGGGCTAAGGTTTTAttaaatgtcgcttaagtcaattagcattGCAACCGCCAATATACACGGCCAAATACGTTACTGTCGAGTGTCAATTatgctacaaaataaatagttatctAATATTACATGAGCTTATTTTGGTTAACTGTCAACTCAACTGACACAGTGCCCGATTTATAAATCTACCTAAACTATGATCTCGataattagaaaactaaaactaggatttttttaaaaatattcgttattaatgggtgatttttggcacaatgtcagcaaaggtgaagacgagtatgtggtttcatttagtaacgcaatgtcaaaatgaccctgtatacctACTTTTCAATAGGTTTTATTGCTAATTAATAGGTACTTAGTAGTGCCTACTTTATTCATATACTTTCagacataaaatatgttattttcaaatGCGATACATAATCATGACGAAGCTAAAtaagggcccttattctgtatgatagtgtaaacgcgtaacgcggccgtgtcatgttatcttcgagaaatgtgtgtggaatggtattctgtaagccaaatttctatagtcctaaacatgatgcgttgtgttacgtgcttgttacacactgtcaaaataacgtgcgggatagagaataaggtgtatgatagtgtaaacgcgtaacgcggccgtgtcatgttatcttcgagaaatgtgtgtggaatggtattctgtaagccaaatttctatagtcctaaacatgatgcgttgtgttacgtgcttgttacacactgtcaaaataacgtgcgggatagagaataaggcccaagatgtatttactatttaacgATGTACGCGTTCATACTTAatcatatttaatgatttattttcgttgaataaaaatatttaaaaacacgtAACTTCTAGATAAAGTAGATTTTATTGATATgcgagtctgaaatttgtgcccgatatggcgataggctctcctGCTAAATAGGACAGAATGCACGGGTGAAAAGTAGGCGACTTAGTTACACCTGTGTCTTTTTTGACAAGCTTTGATACATATTCAAAATCAgcacatatttgttttttttttaaactaggattttttttttttaaatgtcgcTTATGTCAATTTGCCTTGCAACCGTTGAATTATTATCTATTCGTACAATAACATCtctaatgttttttgtttgtgaCATTGTGCTCTCGCGGCAAGTACGTAGTTTTTGTTAAACAAGTAATTAAGTCGCTATTTGTAGTCAAGGATAACTTCGTTTTTGTTGGTCAATGCATTACATAAACCAAGTTAAATTACATTGTTCGTGTATATTGCACGATTTTATTCCCTATTAACGCTCATTTCTAGGATAAGAGGTGGCCTATAACGCAGGGttgatgtagcttcctattggtgaaagaattttcaaaatcgatcatgtagtttttgtgtttatccATTACAAACGATTCAACTAGAAATTCGAGGCCATATAGGTAAAGGTATACAGTTTTTTTAGGgcgttttaattttctgttgtAGTTCAAATACTAATATACTAATTTGTATGGAGATGCGCAAACGCAATAATAGCACGCCATCGACCGTTTAGGCTGAACAAATTTAGATAACGCGCGCTCAACGTGAGCACCACCTTGGCCTCTAAATCTTATAAGGCTTGTGCTAAAAGCAACATATTTATGGTAATTCAAATATGTTTccgaattttaaatatacatattaacttattattcaatatattatgtcactatattttttactggctcagtggcgtagttttatatGTTGGCTGACGTGCTGCGGTTTCGgcgttcgatccccgggtcgggtaaagtgcgTTTTTCATCTTAGTATCAGCCAAAAGTCTGGGCTTGTGGCTTAGAGGTCGCCTCATCTTACATAAGACCTAACAATGCtatattatgttgaaaaatTTTCCCTCGCAAGACTtaaaaggaaattgtagccagtgtaactggacgtatgagacttaacatctcacgtctcaggatggcgagcgcagtggaatactaaacaatacgttgtaattgAAGGCATTGGATGGTggttctgtttatgggcggtcgtatcgcttaccatcaggcgaacggcaagctcgtctcgtcattcacagcaataaaaaaaaacattaaaagtgTATAATCGTGGAACCCTTAGTTTTGAATTCAAAAATTACTCCTACAaggaaataaatgatttaactCTCCATAAATTATGTAGGTTGTCATTTGTACGCTAAATATATCAAGGAAAATGAAGCTTGGTTTTACCgccatttatttatagttattattattagtaggtatatatatatatacctattttatgaaggttgtttttatgtttaacgaGGGTTAgttcgcggtttcgcccgcgccGTATTTTCCTATACAAAAGACAGTTTCTACGCTTGTAATAAACATCTACAAACTTGCGCATAATGcaaagtttagactagcaagtacTAGCAGCAATATATTCTTAAATTCGTGCGACAATTTATGAATATTCTATTCACATGCGAATAGTCGTGATTGTTTACATAGTGAAAATTACTTGCGGAAGTCAACTTTCCAAgtttcttaatgaaatgtcgttttaaaaaactataattcagatttaaatttttttttgccttcATTGCAAGAACTTTTGTGTCGTTTCGCGGAGAAAATACATCACCACTACCGTCCGCCTTCGCGggaataaattacaatctagtCTATAAGACAACACAATTCTAATTTTCTAGGTTTAAATTATTGACAATAACTTTCTTTCTAGTACAAAATGTCGATCCACATCAAGGACGCTGACGACCTCAAGAACAGGCTCGCCGAGGCCGGCGATAAGCTGGTGGTGATCGACTTCATGGCGACCTGGTGCGGTCCCTGCAAGATGATCGGCCCCAAACTAGACGAGATGGCCGCTGAGATGGCGGACTCTATCGTCGTAGTTAAGGTATGGGCATTTTTTATCCCTGTATACACTATCCCACTGTAGGGCACGGGTCTCCTGTAACTGAGAgtgattagaccttagtccaccacggtggcctagtgcgcattggaAGACTTCAGTTaccatcaaaattcttatagagaactcgagtatgcaggtttccttgtGATGTTTTGCTTCACAGTTAAAGTAAgttatttcacaaagaatacacacatgactttagaATAATCACAGGCCTGTGCTGTTGGGTGGTAGACTGGACCCTGTCAGTACCGGGCATCGTAGTAGCTACGGACCTCCGTGCTGTGATTGATGGTAGGTGCAGTTCAGATAGGGTCGATTGTGGAGAGATCATACCTCGTCGCActattatgccggtctgtttgaagCTATAGGCTAGATTATTTTAATTCGGTTAATAATAAGGACAATGACTAAATGGTTCTATTTTCTTTGGCATAATAAGGTGGAATTCTTGGCCACGTTCAAGTTATGAGTAATCTAAAGTATTTTGTTTGGTAATTACGTCTAGGTGACATTTGGTCGTAACACATCATGACCGCAACAAAGTTTGATCttgaaacataaatttaattcgtAATTTCATCACTATCATTCGCAACACGAAtgtgatattaaaacaaattctgTCGCAATCACGTAAAAACCGACACGCCTACGAAAACCGCTTGGCTAAAAGTAAACGTAATGTACCGTCGTTATCACTTCAGTCGGCATGATAGCCGCCGTCGCCACAATTTCCGCGGCGGGTTTTGATAAGGGTTAATTTAGGGTTTGCATTACGGGTTCGTTGTATGGTTGCACTGCTTTTTAACTGACTATAATAACACTAGGTATATAGTAATTGGTACTAATTGGTATAACAtttcttgaataaaaataaacattaaaataaggtAGTTGACGaccttttattaaatgtatttcatccaaaacctattggaaaaagattttttaaaatccacGCATAATAAGTGCTTTTGTTAATCaatttgatgctgatttcacacaagattttcttttatatataaaataaaaaactaaatccaaacataggaaactaccaTACTGCGGCGATAGCTTAATCggtaatgaaatatattgttaagACTTAgattgcaggttcaaaacccaagacaTATATTTTTGGCGTACAAATTAAAAGTATACTTATCAATTAGCTCTCGTTTTAACTATTAAAGAAATCATCGCCTGGAAACCCTCatacctaataattaatatgaattacgaaagtatgtgaagtctgccaactcgCACTGGGTCAACGTGGTGGACTCTACTTAAACTCAGGAGTCTGCCTGGCAGTggcatgtagaatctaattatcattaaaacgatttggagaccgcattcatgcatgtTAGTACTTTCCTTTCGGATAATTTCAGCCTACGCTACTGCTGCCTGGCTATgccataaaaatacatattccgTACTACTTATAGTGTAAAatgacacaaatatttatataatagtctTACAAAGATAATGTTATCTACACACGTGTAATCAACGTGTAGACGACTTAACTCGGAAAGGTAAGCACATTACCAATGCATGTCGGTGATAAATAACTATGACATAAcgttagataataaataaaatgagttctTGAAGAAAATAGACATTCAAATCCTTTTATGCACCAggcttgtttatctctgcactaTAAAATAGGATTATTTGCGACAGTATTTCTGTAGCATTAAGTTTTGTATAGAAAatgcataaatatataattcgacggttgaaaggcaaAAATTGTCGTAAGCGACAATTTTTTTaagcgacactaagtttcataaatattgataaaatagtaaattatcgtatataaaCGAAGTTAGTTGAAGTTGAAGCATGAAAAAAGAGAGTGAGtacagtttttgtttttaaaaaataaactatgcagtcacaataaataaaaataacaaggaGGTCGCGTTAATATTTCttcacatatttaaaatcagcacttttttttgttttttttttttaacatagttaaaattgtcgaaaaaaatgtcgcttaagtcaatttagcctttcaaccgccgatattattaaattgtgttactgaataaaaccacatactttaCTTCTTGAAAAGTATAGTTACTCGAAACGtagatatagaataaaaatgattcgaccaaataaaaatcaatgaaaagttatttttacacgccctaatgacACTACTACTGTAAGCGAATTCGCAGCGGCAACATGACACTTTCAGTCtgaaatatactcacgcacacgccatattctcattaaacatcaaaattacaAGTAAAAACACGCCATACTCTTATTAAACAacgaaatttacaaaattattattgctGGAATTATTCATGGTTGATTTATGGCACAATGTTAGAGCTAAAGACGTAagtttgtggtttcattaatgaacgcaatgtcaaaaggaccttttatatataaaagaagaCAGCCGCCATCGATGGcatttaaaacaacaaataaaattgataagaATAAAATCTTTCTACTGTTTAAAAGTTGGGGTATTTCTAACCTCATCTAGCTGAGGCGAGTGGGCAACGTATCCAATAGCGGATTCTACTCGCCCCCACTATACACTTAAATAATCACATACAACATCACTATTCCTCATAATTTGACTAATGTTAACTAATCACTAGATACTACTATACTGTATCAACTTTGCATTAAACATGGTACCGAACCTAACTAACTAACTTTGACATACAGTAGTGATGTTGTCTTCAAATAAttcgatatataaataaaacttgttgtagaatcatttttaaagaaaaaaaaacaaaaggaaaCCTCATTCAGCTTGCTAGACTAGGGTTAACACATACATTCGTATTTCTTATTAACAAGTAACAACTCTTAAATTTGTATGTCTACACATAATGAACTATTCTATTAAAGGGCACTACAATTAACATTGATGAAAGCGTAACGTGTCAAAATCGAGTGACCTTATGGATAAGATCTCACCACTACGACctgtaaaaactataaaataagaACCTCACGCGAGTATACGACCTTGAGAGTTCGTTCCATAGATTTCCAGCGCTCTAATCAAAAGAGGGCACATGAAAAGAATTACcagtaatttcttttaaaatataaatattaggtgtattaaaaaaaaacactttacaataCCAAAATAATTCTCATTAAATTTGTTTCTTATAATGTGcgttgcaaataaaaattgtaaagttTACGACGATATGCggggaatcaacaattttagtagcattttcattatgaaatcaatgaaacaattaatacattataaagaATTTCAAACAACCAAAGGAATAATAACATATtgcataaatatgtaatttttttctatcaaTTTCGGATAGTTTCATATTGCTAGTGGCTCCgccttaaaataatttgttctaaataatatattatttatgtaaatgctGTATATTTTTGAGGAAAATAGGCTTTAATGAACTCATAAGGGAAAACaactgaataatattttatacaaatattaataatatatgcaAAAACAATTCTGGGATTTTTACTAACAAtacaaggaaaaataaataaaatgcaataagtCATACTGAATATTGGTCAggtcatacataaaaaaaaatgtggttttagtaaacaaatatattgacaaataaattgaattacttTTAAACCATTGCTTTACAAAGTAGGGAGCGGCCCTATAGAGAAGTGACCAACATATATAGAGGGTGTTAATGtagattttgttaatttctatcGCTTGGAAACAATACTTTTTCTGGGTAAAAGGCTCCATACCTTCCTTTCCTTCTATAGATGGAAACACAAAGCCGCTTCGGCTTCGTTGCGCGAACGGCGTGGCGT
Above is a window of Manduca sexta isolate Smith_Timp_Sample1 chromosome 2, JHU_Msex_v1.0, whole genome shotgun sequence DNA encoding:
- the LOC115456333 gene encoding thioredoxin-2, with the translated sequence MSIHIKDADDLKNRLAEAGDKLVVIDFMATWCGPCKMIGPKLDEMAAEMADSIVVVKVDVDECEDIAADYNINSMPTFVFVKNSKKLEEFSGANVDKLKNTILKLK